The DNA window TAGAGGTTAAACCAATTCTCTCAGCGTTCAATATTAAATCTATTTGAAACCCCAAACTTTATCTACAAAACCAATAAATACACATATTGTTCAGGGAAATATATTTAATGCTTTATATAATTTGCActagattgatttatttatgttttttcctggttttctACAGACATACCAATCACAGACACTCTGAGAGAAATGCCACTCaagtgttaaaaatagaacaaaacaaaataaataaaatcccaggaATTCATATtctatcttttcatatttttaactagGCTATTAAACTAAATGACAGGAAACTAGTGTTTCCACAATGTTATGCATATTGCCCAGAACATGGATAAAACTTCAGTGAATATGAAATAAAGCATAATGCAAAACATTATTTCCCAATCGAAATTTGTTTATTAACTATGAACCAGAAGCTTTTCTAGAGTCAGAAAGCAATAATTCAGCAGGGGAGGATTATAGCAGAACCACAAACATAGATCATCACTAATCATGAAGAATCTATAAGActattttatcattctttcaacaaacagtTCTTGTGCTGATGCTACTCCCAAGGCTCTCTCCTAGGCATTGGGAACCAAAGTTGAATGCCagcaaactgagggctttggggCTTCTTTGGAAGAGAAGATTGGCTGAAGGTCTTCTGATTTTGAGTTGAGCACTGCTGCTTGCATATCCTGATAATAAGTCAGTAGGGGATGGATACAATAGCTGAACATAGCATATTTAAGGTAATGCTATCTCTTAGTTCATTAGCAACATGCTAGTTAAGCAGTCCACAAGACTaatgataaaaagcaaaacattctGAAAGAATGTGCTGGAATCATCAGTCAAACCAAAAAGTCTTTTCTTCATCAAGAAGGTAAGGGATATTCCCAGTGGCAGACAAGGGACAATGACAGTCAACATCAGAAAGCTgacaatatttgtattttatgtggAATCTCTTCAGTCTGTCCATTGTAGTGAATCGCAGAAACAATACCACCTTCAGGTTCAGCCCTCAACACAAAGGATATTAACagagcaacaaaggaaaaaaaaagctagtaaATGATCATGGTTGTGGTTGATAAGTCCTGGAATTGTATTTGAGGTTCATATAACAAGATTCTTAAGACAAATGAAGTAATTGAGCCGAATATTAGGGAAGATGACTACTTGGCAGAATCTGCTACAATACCCAGTAGCTACAAATGCAACAAATTATTCAATAACAACTCAGAGGTCTACAACCACTGCATAAATACCTCAGAGGAGGAAAGGTACTTGGAATGCAGCTCAGAGACTGGAAGTTTCTAGAAAAATATCTCAGCGGTTGACAGCTCACTGGTCCATAACTTGGATATCGGCAATTTCTCACTAAATAGTTTTGGGGTTGGCAGCTTCTGGAAATATAACATGATGGTGAGAAGCCACTGGGTATGAAGGCAAGATTTTGGCAGCCTCCATAGCCCAAACTACCCACTCTACAGTGGTTTAGGAGACGGAAACGGTTGGACGAGCAGTTAAGTTGCCCAAAGCCCTTGAAGCTATTGCTGAAGGTCTGGCAGGCTTTAGATGGACTTTGGCTGAGTTTGTAGTAATAAGATACATACCCCTTGGTCTGAGTGCATGGATTGCAGCTGGGGTTAGGTCCAATGTTGGTGGTTTCACAGGTACTGCAGACTTGGCCCACTGCTGGAGAGTTGCAGGGCACACAGGAGTTTGACGGGTCACAACTTGTGGTGCAGATCTTGAGCTCACAGCTAGGAGATTCGCAGCTTGGTGCTTCAGCATAGGTTTCTTGGCAGTTACCCAGAAGCCAAAGATTTCCTTGGTAGCTACTGGGTAAACAGAGCCCAAAAGTAGGACTTACATCACTGGAGCAAAGCGCAACAGAAGGAGTCACTGGGATATAACAGTGAGTTCTGTAGGATGTATCACTGCATTCCCCAGAACAGCCCAGAAGAGACATGGAGCCTGACTGCATGTTCAGTAATGGCGTTGGAAGTATGGTGATACTATGGCTTCCagactttttatatatttcctgGGCATTGTCTGCAGCCTCCCCAgactctcttccttctccctgcctgggACAACAACGTAACAACATCTTATTAGTGAGTTGTTTAGCTACAGCCTCTGACGTCTTCACACTcctataaaaataagtttattttgattcttcaaaGTATCTCTAATCGCCATGTTGAGCATCACCCATCACCCATTATCTGTAGGCCATACCTTTGGTGAATAGTGATTTTAATGTTAATAAGCAAACTCGCAACTGCCAATCGATGGTTCACAAGAGTTCACGTGTCTGTAGGCTTCTGCAGCATAGTCATTAAAGGGTTAACAAGGATTCAAGCAAAACAATGAACCTgtacttttccattcttttgacCAGGCAAGATACTGCAGAACTTAATCCTATACTGTGAACTAAGCCAAATACTTGGGCTGTGTCAATACTGTTACTTAAAAGAGAGGGTAAAGCACTGAActattaagagaaagaaatggtcCCCCAAAATATGTACTATGCTCTTAACTGTGCTAGGTCATGTATTGGTGTTGACTTCTCATCTGACATATTTGGAGAATTACCCTTGTAAGACTCACGGTAATCCACGTGAGATTTAGTGACCTAACTTGTACTCGTGGGTCAATGGTTACTAAGTAACCAAGACTTTTAtgagatttctttcttaaagagtTTCTGCCATATGTAGTATCAAAGAAGGCCAGTTTCTCAAGATTATGCCTTCTTAATTGACTGAGATTATAGATCACACATTCCATTGTCTCAGCTGTAAAGCCCAATTCCTGTCAAATGTATAACATTTTTCTACATCTCTCTCAacataagttttatttattcttggttTGCATTTTTTCCACATAAACTTTATTTCATTCCTGTGTTGAAGTTATTCTTTGTCTATACCCATAAAAGGGAataactatgtttaaaaatttatttgaataacaTATAGTTCCTATAGGTACTGTACTTCTTAAATAACACTTTTTGCTCCTTAGGGTGAAAGCtggtggaatttttttaaagattttaattcaaGCTGAAGAATTGACATTTTGTTCttgaaaatataaactataattcAAACTTACAGCCTACATTGAATTGGAAACAGGAATGCATTTATTAACACAGATGGGTTCAGACAGAGGACAACACCAACTTATTCAGGTGACATAAgctctaaggattttttttttttttaattatacagtggtttatttttttttaattttttaattttttattttttataaacatatatttttatccccacaggtacaggtctgtgaatcaccaggtttacacactaagGATGGTTTTTAAAAGACACTGTCCTTATAGAAGACAATtagattttctcttcctattcTCTCCTTCTcggctacatttttaaaacacacaccaaatctccaattatttttctcaacCTGAGTTTTCTCCATGCTTCCCTTAGTATTTATTCTATAAGGTAATGGGTTTATTCTGTAAGCAACTCTTTATTAAACAGATTTTGCTGTTTTGTGATGTGTCTCTCAAATGAAAAGGGTCAGGATCAGGAAACCATATTTTCAGCAAATTGTTTGGCTATAGAGTGTCCTGGGATTTTGTGTAGAAGTGTGCAGAAAtggcagaagaagaaataaaatatgtaatgaagCTGATGGTCAACTTTGTACTGAGTTACTGAATCCTAGTCCTATATAGAAGAGTCCAGACATTGATGGAgctttatttctgcatttctttttggtaTCTCTAGTCTTATTTTTAGGCTTCCTTGAGGTAgatttgagggggaaaaacaaCTTAACATTcaatagtattttaaattaatatcatTCACACTAGTGTAAATCCAACA is part of the Mustela nigripes isolate SB6536 chromosome 2, MUSNIG.SB6536, whole genome shotgun sequence genome and encodes:
- the LOC132010295 gene encoding keratin-associated protein 24-1, with translation MQSGSMSLLGCSGECSDTSYRTHCYIPVTPSVALCSSDVSPTFGLCLPSSYQGNLWLLGNCQETYAEAPSCESPSCELKICTTSCDPSNSCVPCNSPAVGQVCSTCETTNIGPNPSCNPCTQTKGYVSYYYKLSQSPSKACQTFSNSFKGFGQLNCSSNRFRLLNHCRVGSLGYGGCQNLAFIPSGFSPSCYISRSCQPQNYLVRNCRYPSYGPVSCQPLRYFSRNFQSLSCIPSTFPPLRYLCSGCRPLSCY